From a single Pirellulales bacterium genomic region:
- a CDS encoding MAE_28990/MAE_18760 family HEPN-like nuclease, translating into MAILSDSFDERLQEIEAYLQLLEALERQVQLGPPIIGGAPITAQQQKILYSSVYLQLYNLVEATANWCINAVTAAAADGARWTAADLDSRLRREWVRTTARTHVDMGYDSRLTTAIAFCDGIIKASPIGAWNVEKGGGGNWDDREIEEISERIGCELSISRPIEAAAKRRIREDMGSLRLVKYLRNRLAHGQISFEECGDGVTVPDLVDIKDRTAGYLREVIAAFERYIADFGFIAPERRPSPGKPI; encoded by the coding sequence ATGGCCATTCTATCCGATTCGTTCGACGAACGGCTGCAAGAGATAGAAGCCTACTTGCAGTTGCTTGAGGCACTGGAGAGGCAGGTTCAGCTTGGCCCCCCGATCATCGGCGGCGCGCCGATCACCGCCCAGCAACAGAAAATCCTCTATTCGTCCGTGTACTTGCAGCTCTATAATCTGGTCGAAGCGACGGCAAACTGGTGCATAAATGCGGTCACAGCGGCAGCGGCCGATGGTGCCAGGTGGACGGCTGCTGACCTCGACTCGCGCTTGCGCCGTGAATGGGTTCGGACGACCGCAAGGACGCATGTGGACATGGGCTACGATAGTCGCCTGACTACCGCTATCGCGTTCTGCGATGGAATCATCAAAGCAAGTCCCATAGGCGCCTGGAACGTAGAGAAGGGGGGAGGGGGCAACTGGGACGACCGAGAAATCGAGGAAATTTCGGAACGAATTGGCTGTGAATTGAGCATCTCGCGACCAATCGAGGCGGCCGCCAAGCGAAGGATTCGCGAAGACATGGGCTCGCTTCGGCTCGTAAAATATCTTCGCAACCGGCTTGCGCACGGACAAATTTCGTTTGAGGAATGCGGAGATGGTGTAACCGTACCTGACTTGGTGGACATCAAAGACAGGACCGCAGGCTATCTGCGGGAAGTAATAGCAGCATTCGAGCGGTACATTGCGGATTTCGGCTTCATAGCACCTGAGCGCCGCCCGAGTCCTGGGAAACCTATATGA